One segment of Synchiropus splendidus isolate RoL2022-P1 chromosome 4, RoL_Sspl_1.0, whole genome shotgun sequence DNA contains the following:
- the ndufa12 gene encoding NADH dehydrogenase [ubiquinone] 1 alpha subcomplex subunit 12 — translation MAEYANLVRRALGQLRGHGGVKGFLVQFFRANDVKTGTLIGVDKYGNKYYEDNKHYFFGRHRWVIYTTEMNGKNTFWEVDGSMVPAEWHRWLHCMTDNPPTTHPPVPKKFLADVHQFNVSASPQQYVPYSTTRKKIHEWVPPKAAQ, via the exons ATGGCGGAGTATGCTAACCTCGTCCGAAGGGCTCTGGGGCAACTCCGAGGTCATGGGGGTGTAAAGGGCTTCTTAGTGCAGTTTTTCAG GGCAAACGACGTAAAAACTGGCACTCTGATTGGCGTGGATAAATATGGGAACAAGTACTATGAAGACAACAAACATTACTTCTTTG GTCGTCATCGCTGGGTGATCTACACCACCGAGATGAATGGGAAGAACACGTTTTGGGAAGTTGATGGCAGCATGGTGCCTGCGGAATG GCACCGTTGGCTTCACTGTATGACCGACAACCCTCCCACCACACACCCTCCTGTGCCCAAGAAGTTCCTGGCTGACGTGCACCAGTTCAACGTGAGCGCCAGCCCCCAGCAGTATGTCCCTTACTCCACCACCCGCAAGAAGATCCACGAATGGGTCCCGCCTAAAGCTGCTCAGTGA